One Vicugna pacos chromosome 31, VicPac4, whole genome shotgun sequence genomic region harbors:
- the NKX3-1 gene encoding homeobox protein Nkx-3.1 gives MLRAPEPRPAEAGAAGCRPRAAPPTPSKPLTSFLIQDILRDGAERHGGPAGNPQPQPPRQPDPRRDPAPESEEGLGGAGAPEDQPSARPRAARREAEPPAETEADRHLGTYLLDCENTPGALPSRPQTPKQPQKRSRAAFSHTQVIELERKFSHQKYLSAPERAHLAKNLKLTETQVKIWFQNRRYKTKRKQLTSDLGDLEKQASLPARKEEGFSRASLISVHNTYPYYPYLYCLGGWSPALW, from the exons ATGCTCCGAGCTCCAGAGCCACGGCCGGCGGAGGCAGGGGCGGCCGGCTGCAGACCGCGGGCCGCGCCACCCACCCCGTCCAAGCCGCtcacctccttcctcatccaGGACATCCTGCGGGACGGCGCGGAGCGGCACGGAGGCCCAGCGGGCAACCCGCAGCCGCAGCCCCCGCGCCAGCCCGACCCGAGGCGAGACCCTGCGCCGGAGTCCGAAGAAGGACTGGGCGGTGCCGGGGCGCCCGAGGACCAGCCGAGCGCCCGGCCCCGCGCCGCGCGGAGGGAGGCCGAGCCGCCGGCGGAGACTGAGGCAG ATAGGCACTTGGGGACTTATCTGTTGGACTGTGAAAACACTCCGGGCGCCTTACCGAGCCGGCCCCAGACCCCCAAGCAGCCGCAGAAGCGCTCCCGAGCCGCCTTCTCCCACACTCAGGTCATTGAGTTAGAGAGGAAGTTCAGCCACCAGAAGTACCTGTCAGCCCCTGAAAGGGCTCACCTGGCCAAGAACCTCAAGCTCACAGAGACCCAAGTGAAAATATGGTTCCAGAACAGACGCTACAAGACCAAGCGGAAGCAGCTCACCTCGGACCTGGGGGACCTGGAGAAACAAGCCTCCTTACCAGCTCGGAAAGAGGAAGGCTTCTCGCGGGCCTCCCTCATCTCTGTGCATAACACCTACCCTTACTACCCCTACCTTTACTGCTTGGGAGGCTGGAGCCCAGCTCTCTGGTAA